The segment tatattaattcttcctgaaaTGTTTTGTAAAATTCTCCAGTGAAACTCTCTGGACCTGGAGATTTtgattttagtattatttttatgtGAACTTATTTGTTcctataagaacaaatgaggtccaggAACACTGTTCAAGAAGGTTTGGAGAAATTTGGATCTCAGTTACTAGTAACTATCACATGTGTATATGTCGCATTAGACTGTGAACTTTTTCAGAGTAGCTATTGTGGGTTGGTCATCATTGAAAACTTTAGCGCCTAACACAACACCTGGCCAGTAGAAAGTTCTCAGCATAAGATTGTGCaataattgaatttatttttaacacaCTGCTGCAGACTGGAAGCCTGATGCTATTAGGGAAACCTGGTGAGGAGAGGCTAGCATGGAGGTGCTTGTGTTCTCTTTCAGAGGTGGAAAAATCTCTTTGTACTAAGGAAGTAGGTAATATTTATGGCTACATTTCTTTCTCCTGTTTGCCTAAGCTGCTGTCAGTCTGACCCTGATCAGCCATACCACTTAGAGCAACCCAGTGTGCTCAGAACCTGAAGAACAGGGGGAGCTGGGGGGGCGTGGAGGAGTATGTGGGAAGTAGAACTAGGGCTGGCTGCAGACTGGTGTTACTTCCTGCTGTGGGTGTTTCCTTACACAGAAACAAGCTCTAAGAATTGTATCTCAGAATGAAGGATGGATGGAGATGAGAATGTATTGAGCTTAAGCATAATTTACAGAGTAATAATTCTTATGTATAGATGAATAGTCTCAGACCTACAGAAACTATTGACTTACCTAGGTCACTCTGAATTTCAAGGACTACACCAAGGTGCTTGTCACATGTACTGCAGTTGCTAGTCTGGGAAGTGGTTTGTTTTGAAATTCCTTAAATTATGTAGTTTTAGAAGATTTTCTGCCAGAGATACATTTGTGTGAGTACACATGAGAGGACATGCATGCAGGAGTAAATGCAAAGGTTTTCAGGTGTAGTTCCACTGAGGACCCAGTTACTGATATTAAGTTCTAGTGCTTTGCTCATTTTGTAGCACAGCAGAATGTCTGGATTGTTAAATTAGTGATTATCATTACTCTGTACTGGGACAACTTGTGGCAGTTAAATTCTTTGGTTCTTCTAATTCTATTTATATTAAGTGCTATCTTTATTaactgagcttttttttttttagcatctatcTGCATCACTTTCTAGACAATCATgactgctttaaaaatttttgttttattatgttgGATTTCTATTTGTTTCTGAGCTAAATGTTAATTCATTGTTTTATAATTTGAGAATCTTGGAATTTTATGGATTATAAAAGCAAGGGGCCTTATGCTAGATTTACTTGTAGAATCTAGAACAATACCTTCAGAGCATGATGATTACATAATACCACTGTTGATTGGTTGGTATGCAAAACTGATTATAAATACTGAATTTCTAAGGCTCTGTTTTGATGGAAGTTATTCTGGTACAAATCATAGAAAGTTCTCTCCTTGAAAGTACCTTTACccatttcttcctgctgggtaACGAGACCCACGCCCAGCTGTCCACCCGTCGTGGGCTCTGGAGAGAAGCAACTGCAGACGAATCTTTACAAGAAGAATATTTTATTAGTGGCAAAAGACCATTTCGAAGTGAACTTGTCTGTCCTCCAGACATACAACAGTGAAATTCCTGTTTCAGCAAATACAGCCATTGTGGTGTCTGCTGTTGACTCTCTTCCTCGCCATGTCTTCTCACAAGACTTTCAGGATCAAGCGATTCCTGGccaagaaacaaaagcagaatcgTCCCATTCCCCAGTGGATTCGGATGAAAACTGGTAATAAAATCCGGTACAACTCTAAGAGGAGACACTGGAGAAGAACTAAGCTGGGTCTTTAAGGAGTCACACATAAGATGGCACACTTATTTATGCTGTATCAAAGTCACATGCTCTTACCATCTCACTCTGTAAACACTGTTAGTATCTGGGAAATTGGGTGTGTTTTATTggggaaattattttttttgtttctatgcTTCTTCACTATTCTGTTTATTCAATAATAAATACGTGAAACCTTTTGCATGAAAAAAAAacgatgttacagaaccactggttatattctccatgtttcATTTCCATCCCAGTGACCGatgtatattatgattgagaatttgtgCCTGTTTATCCCCCTCACCAACCCCATGCACCCACCCCATcccatcccccatggtaaccaccagccatttctcagtgtctgagtctactactgttttgttcattttgttttgtttttagatttcacgtaaaagtgaaatcatagggtGTTTGTCTGACtttgcctggcttgtttcacttagcatagtgccctctaggtccatccatgttgtcgcaagtGCCAGGATTTCCTTTTGTtgtggctgtataatattccattgtatatatcccAATAATATTCCAagatgtaccgcatcttctttatccattcatctattgatggacacttagattatttccatatcttagctatttgCAAATAAAgcaacaataaacataggtgtgcacataaaaaaaaaaaaaaaaaaaaaaaaaagaaacctttaccttggggctctcttgtcccctcctggcatgagccaggggcTCTGTCCTCTCACCTCTCAataaagcctctccctggctctcctaccttgagtgtttgctaagttcattcttcgactctgcaaacaagagccctggcatcatttttgggggcttGTCTGGGATCACTTCAGAGATGGGAGCGTCCTCTCTaagtttaaagccagacacgcctctggcatgcattctgaagaactgggagcaattcaGTCCCTAAACCCTAAAAAAGAAGTTCCTTATCTTCTTCACACAAGCCTCACCTCAGTACAAACTCTCTGattggagaggcttggcccctgaaagaagtatacaatataataaggttatgcagctaaatatattttgccacaaggaaggaAAATTGTCAAAAGTCCCatggactactacaatatggcactagttttctaatttgttttgctgaaaatctattctacttattgagttcatcattatcctcaaaaattgggaggtttttaaattAGACTCTCTGagacagaagaaatttatcttttgcAATACAGCCTGTCTTTAAGTGACTGGTGCTAAAATTgaacttgcatttcatttccagttcCCTGGACACAAAAAGTCCCtgtcagttcagagccttcattggcCCTGTTTGTTTggggctgtctaaaccttaacccagttatgtaaactgctagcccttagagtgtattcttgaaaactgagatacttttagtcaaataagctaaaaagaaaaaagtcaattggatattagtaactcaaatctttgtgtcaatttatatgtctgtgtatatgctcttttatgaaaaatattgcTAACTGTAGTTACTATGTCTCAATCTCTatatttgtgtgtctaagtgtgtaaatgaaaaatatttttctacctctggatgatATTAatgaaaattgatttaaagacaagcacttgtaaaaattgggcatttcaAGACTtccaaaattctaataaaagatattaagcattaaaaaagaaagaaagaaagaaagaaagaaagtaccTTTACCCTGATCCTCAGCTTCACCTGAACCAAGCATTCTATTTTCTACCCAAGTAAACCACTCTATCCTCTGAGCCATCTCTGGGCATGTACATGGCTCCCTCTTAATTCAGAGAGTTAGAATTTTTTTGTATACATTTCTCCCTTCCCGGATCGTTCTTTTGGTCAGGATCCCTCTCTGTATCTCCAGTGCTTATGGCAATTCCTAACTCTAGGATATAAACTGAAGCAGGGCAGAATTACTTTGTATCTACTACACAGAACAGGGCCTGCTGTAAGTACTCAGTACAtactattgaatgaataaattaatggtgATAGTTGCTGCTCAGTAAATCTTTGCTGAGTTAATGAATTAGTTTGTAGTTATACAGTGTGTTTCAAAGGCAAAAATCCCAATCATAAACCAGGTGCAGTAACTGCATGAAGTATACATATGCCTGGATTTGCTTCTTGAGGTGACCCTCTTCCCCAGTTAAGAACATCAAAAACCTGACAGTAAACAAGAGTTGAAAGGTAAAAAACTACAGACTAGACAATGAAGAATGGAGGGTGCTAACAGGTAACAAAGGTCCCTTTTCACCCTGTGAATTTCGGATTTGTACACGTTGACAGAACTTTTGGCCTTCATGCACTTAGGAAATGCTGCCCCAAAAAACTCTTATGGATTTGCTCTTATGCAACAACTGGTTCTCAGGTGGTTTTGGAAAGGGAAGAGGAATTACATGCATAGTAGATAATGTAGTTTTCATAtgttttaacttttctgtttAGGCTGATTCCCTATTTCAGGCCTTTTAGAAGTTTATTAATAGGTCACAGGTCATCTTAGACAATTCAGAAATCCAGTGTTCTCTGattacttgttttcttcttccagtAGTGGATGGACATTCAAGTCTCCATCTgcttacaaaaaaaaatctgatagtTGAAGAAGTCATTAAGAATACAATCATGATTATTTCAAGAATAAATGAACCATATATATTTGAGCCACCATGCAAAACAAGacaataaagcaaaatgaaaaattaaaaacctacCTGTTCTACGCAAGCATGTCTCATTGGCTTGTAGCTTCATCAAAGATGAGAGTAGGGGGCAGGTAGGGGCTGGAAAGTCCATAGAGAGGCATATAT is part of the Manis pentadactyla isolate mManPen7 chromosome 1, mManPen7.hap1, whole genome shotgun sequence genome and harbors:
- the LOC130682527 gene encoding 60S ribosomal protein L39, whose translation is MSSHKTFRIKRFLAKKQKQNRPIPQWIRMKTGNKIRYNSKRRHWRRTKLGL